The stretch of DNA GATGACCTCGGCTTCCGACATGCCGTTCAGTTTATCCTTCAAACCCATGGACCGATAGACTTCACCACTGGTATTCAGGAGCTTTTTCAGCTCGACCTTCGAAGCCTGGAACCAGGCGCTGAGTTCGGCGGCGCTGGGCGGCGTTTCGGTGATATCGATGAACGCATAGGGAATCTTTTTTTGTGTCAGGAGCTTTTCCGCATCGCGGCAGCCGCTGCATTTTTTGTAGCCGTAAAACCTAAGCAAAGGACCCTCCTCACGAATGGGCCACATCCTAGTCTTTGCCCGGGAAAAAAGCCAGAAAAGAGCGTCAAACATGGACGATTTGACGGGATGTCCACGAGACGCCTTTCATTCAAGAGCTGACCTCGCTATGCTCAGGCTTTCGACCCTCACACGACCATGGTGAAATCATGCCTGAACGTTTGCAATTCAAAGGAACCCGCAACTACATCGCCTCACCGGAGCTGCAGGAAATTGTCAACGTCGCCTGTGATCTGGAAAGGCCGCTTTTGATCCGCGGCGAGCCTGGGACCGGAAAAACTGTGCTGGCCAAGGCTGTGGCGGAATCCTTGGGCCTGCCGCTCCTGACCTGGCATGTAAAATCCACCTCGAAGGCGCAGGATGGACTTTATGTTTACGATACGGTGCAGCGCCTGAATGATTCCCGCTTCGGCACGGGAGATGTGCATGACATCAAGCGTTACATTAAACTTGGACCCTTGGGAAAAGCCTTTCAATCCCCGGATCGCAGCGTGGTCCTGATCGATGAAATCGACAAGGCCGACCTGGAATTCCCGAATGACCTTCTGCATGAACTCGATATGATGAGCTTTTACATACCGGAAACGGGCGAGACCATCACCGCTGCGAAACGCCCTGTGGTCATCATCAGCTCGAACGCCGAGAAAGAACTGCCCGATGCCTTTCTCCGCCGCTGCATTTTCCACTACATCTCGTTTCCAGAGGCCGAGGAGATGCGCCGCATTCTGAAGGTGCACCATCCGAACGTCGAGGAAAAACTCATCGGCCAGTGCCTCGTCCGTTTCTACTGGCTGCGGGATCAAAGCGAAATCCGCAAAAAACCCTCGACCAGCGAGCTTGTCGATTGGATCGGGGCGCTCGTGCGGGGCGGCATCGATCCGAAGCAGCTGGAAAAAGACCTGCCGTTCCTTGGCGTCCTTTTGAAAAAGGAAAGCGACCTG from Oligoflexus sp. encodes:
- a CDS encoding Spx/MgsR family RNA polymerase-binding regulatory protein; the protein is MLRFYGYKKCSGCRDAEKLLTQKKIPYAFIDITETPPSAAELSAWFQASKVELKKLLNTSGEVYRSMGLKDKLNGMSEAEVIALLASNGRLIKRPLITDGQRLLTLQELTS
- a CDS encoding MoxR family ATPase, translated to MPERLQFKGTRNYIASPELQEIVNVACDLERPLLIRGEPGTGKTVLAKAVAESLGLPLLTWHVKSTSKAQDGLYVYDTVQRLNDSRFGTGDVHDIKRYIKLGPLGKAFQSPDRSVVLIDEIDKADLEFPNDLLHELDMMSFYIPETGETITAAKRPVVIISSNAEKELPDAFLRRCIFHYISFPEAEEMRRILKVHHPNVEEKLIGQCLVRFYWLRDQSEIRKKPSTSELVDWIGALVRGGIDPKQLEKDLPFLGVLLKKESDLQALRQNQRRNSRF